The Blastocatellia bacterium genome includes a region encoding these proteins:
- a CDS encoding SRPBCC family protein, with the protein MKLYRLHRIQCLPISIEQAWDFFSNPQNLPLITPAWLRFCVTSPLPERMYPGMIVTYTITPIGRLPVRWVTEITHVSEPHLFVDEQRWGPYRFWHHQHLFDQIEGGVRMQDIVHYMLPLGPIGTLAHELIVSKRLNEIFEFRRRALEERFGVLPR; encoded by the coding sequence TTGAAACTCTATCGCCTGCATCGTATCCAATGCTTACCCATCTCAATTGAACAAGCCTGGGACTTCTTTTCCAATCCGCAGAATTTGCCGCTCATCACGCCAGCATGGTTACGATTTTGCGTCACCTCACCTCTGCCAGAGCGGATGTATCCCGGCATGATCGTCACCTACACGATCACGCCGATTGGGCGACTGCCTGTTCGTTGGGTCACGGAGATCACTCATGTCAGTGAGCCACACCTGTTCGTTGATGAGCAACGATGGGGGCCGTATCGGTTTTGGCATCATCAGCATCTGTTTGATCAGATCGAAGGCGGCGTCCGCATGCAGGACATTGTGCACTATATGTTGCCGCTCGGGCCAATTGGTACGCTCGCGCACGAGCTGATAGTCAGCAAGCGGCTGAATGAGATTTTTGAATTTCGTCGTCGTGCGTTAGAGGAACGATTTGGGGTGCTGCCCAGATAA
- a CDS encoding ABC transporter permease: MKLNRQELIENVAFAATAIRAHKLRSLLTVLGVVIGTMTVTAVSSVLTGLEIQTREYAETFGPNVLYITKFDKIGPRFSRPPQEERMRKPLVYEDAVAIAALPSVEAASPFLILGSFGPSGTTIPVKYRGVEASNPILFGVWPNYPEVRNVLLKQGRFFTATEHDRRLKVAVIGSSIADTLFGVVDPLEKEIAIGNDVFRVIGVLEKGPGGLFGGDNVEDRTILMPYATLEKMHPELETLSVIAHSRDGQFNLMVDQITELMRRRRGVPADKPNDFGLNEPLGIFEAVRDISGIVAAIVIPISATGLLIGGVGIMNIMLVSVTERTREIGVRRAIGARRRDIVQQFLIEATALALVGGALGVFVGVAISAIVHQFIPEIPSQVPLWSIMAGLGVSIGVGLTFGLWPAIKAARLDPAVALRYE, translated from the coding sequence ATGAAGCTGAATCGTCAAGAGCTGATTGAGAACGTGGCATTCGCGGCGACTGCGATTCGCGCCCACAAGCTGCGCTCGCTGTTGACTGTGCTGGGCGTTGTCATTGGCACGATGACGGTCACGGCTGTGTCATCTGTGTTGACAGGCTTGGAGATTCAAACTCGCGAATACGCTGAAACGTTTGGGCCCAATGTGCTCTACATTACAAAGTTCGATAAAATCGGGCCGCGTTTCAGCCGTCCGCCGCAGGAGGAGCGCATGCGCAAGCCGCTGGTTTATGAAGACGCTGTCGCCATTGCAGCATTACCCAGCGTCGAGGCCGCCAGTCCGTTTCTCATCTTGGGCAGCTTCGGCCCGAGTGGCACAACCATACCGGTAAAATACCGGGGCGTCGAAGCTAGCAATCCGATTCTGTTCGGTGTGTGGCCGAATTACCCGGAGGTGCGAAATGTGCTGCTCAAACAAGGACGCTTCTTCACCGCAACCGAACATGATCGGCGGCTCAAGGTTGCCGTCATAGGTTCGTCTATTGCCGACACGTTATTTGGCGTTGTGGACCCGTTAGAAAAGGAAATTGCCATCGGCAACGACGTGTTTCGCGTCATCGGCGTGTTGGAAAAGGGACCGGGCGGCTTATTTGGCGGAGACAATGTTGAAGATCGAACAATCCTCATGCCGTATGCAACGTTGGAGAAGATGCATCCCGAGCTGGAAACGCTCTCAGTCATTGCGCACTCACGCGACGGCCAATTCAATCTGATGGTGGACCAAATCACCGAACTGATGCGCCGACGCCGTGGCGTGCCTGCTGACAAACCAAACGACTTCGGACTCAATGAACCGCTCGGCATCTTTGAAGCTGTGCGTGACATCAGTGGGATCGTCGCTGCCATTGTCATTCCGATTTCGGCCACAGGCTTGCTCATTGGCGGAGTCGGCATTATGAACATCATGCTCGTTTCGGTCACCGAGCGGACTCGCGAGATCGGCGTCCGACGAGCAATCGGCGCGCGCCGCCGCGACATCGTTCAGCAATTTCTTATCGAAGCAACTGCGCTGGCACTCGTCGGTGGGGCGTTGGGTGTGTTTGTCGGCGTGGCAATTAGCGCCATTGTACACCAATTCATCCCGGAGATCCCTTCGCAAGTCCCATTGTGGTCTATCATGGCTGGGCTTGGCGTTTCGATCGGTGTCGGCCTCACCTTTGGGCTCTGGCCGGCGATCAAAGCGGCCCGCTTGGACCCGGCAGTCGCACTGCGTTATGAGTAG